GCGGGCTGCAGGCTGGTTAGCGGGTAAAGAGAAAGGTTTGTATGATATGCAGGATGTATTAGATCTGCGTGATTAACTCAGGCCACGGCAGACTCTTTTGAAACCGCCGCTGGCGGTTTTTTTATGTCTGTTTACAGGCTCGATTGAAAAATATCCCATAATGGGACTATGTTCGACTCCCATTTAATGGTTTTTCATCTATATTCAATGGGATAACAGTGAATGGCTTATGGAGTATACGGAATGTCTGCCAAAAAATTTCAGACCCTGACAGAGATGGGTTTTGATGACCCATATGAAATTGAGAAATTTACGACCCGCACAGAAAACGATGTTGATGTGTTGAAAGTCTATCTGCACCGCCATCAGGGCGAGTGGATGGCCAAGAGCAAGAAGTTCAAGTTTAAGCGCAAGCACACCAATGTATCAGTGGAAGGTGGTTTAGTACCTTATCGAGCCAGTACTGAGCCTTCGCCATATTACTTGCGAGCGCTAGCTGAGCTGGAGAAGCTGGTTTGTGAAGAGAAGCTAGTGAAAGACAAGAAAGAACATTTGCTGGATGAACTGGAGCATCTTGAGAAGGTTGTGACGCGAAAGGTGGAAGATCTGCGTCGGCAGATTGAAGAGCTGTAAGCAGAATCAGGGTTTGAGATAAACGGTCGGTGAGCAATCATCGGCCGTTTTTTTGTTGGAGAATGAGATGTATAAGTTGGCATTTTTTGTTCCTGAAGCCAATCTGGAGTTCGTTAAGCAAGCGGTCTTTGCAGCGGGTGCCGGGAGAATAGGCGACTACGATTGCTGTTGCTGGCAGGTTAAAGGGACCGGTCAGTTTCGGCCATTAGTGGGCAGTAATCCCCATATTGGCCAGCGAGAAAAGTTAGAGAAGGTAGAAGAGTGGAGGGTTGAGATGGTTTGTGAAGATGCTCTCATACAGTCAGCAATTGTTGCTTTAAAACAGGCTCATCCCTACGAAGAGGTTGCGTATGACGTCTGGCTGTTGGCTGATATTTGAGCGTGTTTATAACGATTTGTGGTTATGAACATTTTCTGTGTGTAACCCTGTAGATTAAATCTGGGTAACCTTTGTGTTTGTTTGTTAACTAGTTGATTTTTATTATTAAAATTGTAGAGTGTTAATTCTGATCAGCTTGTTAGTGGGCTGATTTTTTTTCGTTGAAACGAGTCACAAAATCTGTGGATAGGGCTGTGGATTAAGTTTGGGTATCACTGGGGTAAGAAGAGAGAAGCCCGTGGTGACTGGGCTTCGGGTAGGCGGCTGCTGTTGCTGCAATATTGCTCAGTAATTGATGCCTGCCATAAAGCCAGTAATACCAGTAAGAACAATTTGTGATGCCATTGCGGCAAGAATCAGTCCCGTAATTTTACTGAGAATATTTAATCCTGTGTTTCCAAGCAGGCGTTCCAGTCGTGTGGCGGCATGCAGCAGAATCAGTAAGCATAAAAGTGCCAGGAACATTCCCCCCAGACCGAATACCATATCAATGCCATTAAGTTCAGAACCGTAAACAAGAATTGCACCGATGGTTGCGGGGCCAATGATAGTTGGGATAGCCAGGGGCACGACCGACGCGTCTTCCCGTGCGCCTTCAGGTACCTGAGCATTACTGCGAACCCCTTCTTTAACCAGACTGATGGCGGAGAGGAAAAGCAGTATGCCCGCGCCGATACGGAATGAATCAATGGTGATGCCGAGTAGTTCGAATAACGGTGTGCCAAAGAAAAATAGAATCAGGGCTGCACAGGCGGCAGCAAGCACCGCTTTGTTCGCCGTGCTACGGCGTTCTGCAGGAGTATCGCTGCGGGTAAGAGCAAGGAACATCGACACCACAAAAAAGGGTGCAAACAGGATAAAAAATTTAACCCAGGTCGTAATTAACAAAGTCATAGTGGTTCTCTAAATGGACGCCGGATAGACGTAGTAAACAAAAAAGCGGCCTTGTGGGCCGCTTTTCACGTTTCAAGAGTATCTATTTTAACTTAGCTGAATAGATGCTTACTCTATAAATATTATTTTAGCGCAAGCCAAAGCGCATGGATAATCCCTGGAATGTAGAAGAACAGGCAGAGCACAATATTGATAATCAGCTGCAAGCCTGCACCTGCTTTCATAAAGACGGCAATCGGTGGTAGCAAGATGGCGAGAATGATTAAAATGAGCTTGTTATCCATGAGGTTGTTTCCTTTTTAAATAGACTGAATCGATTTATCCACATATTGCCCGGCTGGCGTTTCAAGATCAACGTGACGCATTGGAAATTTACCCTCTTTCCTATCTTCAAAATAGAATTTCAGGGCATTTCTAATGGTTTGAAAGGCCAGTTCTTTCCAGGGGATATCCTCTTCAGAAAAAAGCTGCACGTCTTCTGTTTCATCACCTGCCGAGAAATTCAGATCATCAAGCTGTGCCAGATAGATCAGCTGTACCTGACTCACCGGAACCAGCGACGTTATAGTGTAGAGCTGGAGGTTACTCACCCGTGCATTGGCTTCTTCCAGAGTTTCTCTGGTTGCTGCATTGCGGGTTGATTCGCCGTTTTCCATAAATCCGGCGGGCAGTGTCCAGTAGCCGTTACGCGGTTCAATCGCACGCTTACATAACAGTACTTTATCTTCATATACGGGCAAACAACCGGCAATGACTTTAGGGTTAATATAGTGAATAACACCGCAACTATTACAGATATGGCGGGGGCGGGTATCGTCTTCTGGTATGTCGAATCGAACAGTTGATCCGCACTGACTACAGAAATTCATCTAATGTCCTTCAGGTATCTGCTAATAATCACTGTTAAAAAGATCGCCCGAATAGTGGGCAGATGAGTTATTACAGTGTTCTACTTAACTGTAAAGCAAAAGCCCCTACAAGCTCAATTAATCGCTTGGTTAATACCGATGTAACATCTTAGCGGTCTGTGCCTGAAAGGTGTTCCGGCAACTTATATAGCGTGCGTCTAATTGTCTCATGCGTCATTTGGTCACATCCCCGACGCTTTAAGTCTCGTTACTATCAGCGGCTTTAAATGAACGGAATTCAGGCGTTATGCGCAATCTTATTTTATTCCTCTGGCTGCTGACAGGGCAGGTCCAGGCGGATCTCCACTGGCAGCCCTCGACGGGTGAAACAAAAGGTCATCAGGGGGCAAAAGCTCATGTTTTTAAGCTTGTTGACAGACTATCCGGTACAAACTCTTCCGTTGAATTAATACATTCAGATCTGGAACGCTCTGTTTTGTTTTCGGGCTCAGAGCTATTTCGCATTAACAGTACCGGGAAAAATAATTATCACGCGTTGATTGCCCATGAGAATGGAAATAAGTATCGGCGAATGGCGGTGCGCTACCTGTATCTGAATGGTAAGCCTGTGGACTACTCTCCCTCTGATCTGCTTGCAGTTGGACTAGGGGCTTTTGAAATTATCCCGGATCCGTTGCCCCGGGAGCACTGGCGTTATACCAGCGGGAAAAATTACTCGTTTCTATTGAAGTTTGAAGGTGAATTACTAACCGATCAACCGGTATTAGTGATGACTGAGTTCGGTGCCAGTGAGATTTTACACAGTGATGCGACCGGGAGGCTTGAAATTGCCATTCCGAATGACTTTCCCGATGTGAAACCTGGCAAACGTGCGAACCCACCGGGAGAGCTACGGCTATTCAGCGAGTTAACGCGGGAGGGTATTGAGTATCAGACCAGTCTGAGTGCTGAGTATCGAGTCAGTAGCGAGAGCTGGCAGAGTGTCAGCTTAGGTTCGGGTGTTGCTCTGGGAGGGCTGGTATTCGGTTTCTGGTTAAACCGCCGCCTTCCTGTCCATAGTCGGAGGAAAACGAAGTGACTTTCAATTTGACCATCGTTCGGCGCTTTGTTCAGTTATGCATGTTTGTATTTCTGGTGTACGGATCAGTCGTTGTGGGCTTCTATGCCGCGGATAAAATTTCGGGGGCGCTACCCTCTTTGAGTTGTGCCTATGACGGTATGAATGCGGACTATTGTGCGTTGATTCCGCTGCAGCATCAGATTCATCATCGTCTTGGCGCAGCGGCAGATGCAGGCAACTGGTTTATGTTTTTTATGCCGTTTCTGACAACAGTGGCCACCTTTCTGTTGATGTTCGTGTTTTTAAATAAGGCGTTCTGCGGCTGGGTTTGCCCACTGGGTTTTTTTCAAGAGGTGATGCAGTTAATAGGTCAGAAGCTCGGTTTGCGCCGGGTGGATAGCCTTAGCCACGGTGCGGTCGATAAAATCAGGCCGGTTAAATGGCTGATGCTGGCTATTCTGGTATTTGGGTTGCCTGCCCTGACGAGCCTGGGATTCCTGAGTGATGAGTGGGGTGATCCGTTCTGTCAGATCTGCCCCAGCCGGATATTAACAACACTGTTCACCGGCTCGAATGAACAGCTGTTTGTTGATACCTCAAGTTCCAGTTATATGGCGCTTTCAGTGACCGGTGATTTTCTGTTTGGCCTGATAGTGGCAATGTCGATGACACTCAGGCAACCGTTCTGTCGAATTTGCCCGATGCTGGCCTTGCATGCGGTTTTCAGAAAGTTAGGTTTTACCCGGCTGGTCAAACAGGGATCCGCTCGCTGTGATAAGTGCGGTCTTTGCGCTGAGGCCTGTCCGATGGATATCCGTGAGTTGCAGACTGAACTTAATGGGGTTGCGAAGGCGACCGATATCACTTTGCCAGATTGCACCCTGTGTGGCCGTTGTGTTGAGTTTTGTCCGGATACGGATGTTTTGCAGCTGCGTTATCTCAGTGTGCCTGTTTTTAGTTCCAGTCCGGCTTATTTCAAGCAACGGAAGAAAGCACAAACAGGCTGGGATAAAGTGAAACTGGTCGATTTTAACCGGCAGGAAAAAGATAAGGTATGACGCCTGAATTACTGGAGCTGGAACTGCTTGCTGCGATTTTTACTGCTTTTGTGATAGGTCTGAGTTTTGGTAGCGGACCGTGCAACCTTAGTTGTCTTCCCTACCTGGGACCAGTTTTACTTGGGCCGGCTGCGCGCCAGCCCTTTCACCTGGTGCTGCTTCCGTTTATGACAGGCAGGCTTTCCGGTTATCTGATCCTGGGCACGATCGCAGCGAGTACCGGTAGTCTTTTACAAAACTACCTGAATCATCCTTCGTTGCCCTGGGCTATCGCACTGGTGACTTTCTGGCTAGCGTTGCGGATGTTGCTTCAGAGCCGGAATAAAGCTTGCGCAACAGCGTTATCTCAACATTCAGAACCCCGAAAGGCGGTGTCGGTTTCCGGCAGTGTCCAGTTAATTGCGACGGATGCGGCTGACAATGAAAAGTCCCCTGAAAAAAACAGGATCCAGTTGGCGCTGTTGGGTTTTTCACTGGCACTAAACCCCTGTGTGCCTCTGCTTGGGTTGTTGGCGGCAGCTGCGCAAAGCGCTGACCCGATATGGGGTGCTTCGGTTGCGCTGAGTTTTGGTTTAGGCGCGATTGTAATACCCACTCTACTGGTGCGATATGGTTTTGCTCTGCTGGGGCAGGAATTACAGAAACAGCTAGGAAAGTGGCAACA
The genomic region above belongs to Amphritea japonica ATCC BAA-1530 and contains:
- a CDS encoding sulfite exporter TauE/SafE family protein, giving the protein MTPELLELELLAAIFTAFVIGLSFGSGPCNLSCLPYLGPVLLGPAARQPFHLVLLPFMTGRLSGYLILGTIAASTGSLLQNYLNHPSLPWAIALVTFWLALRMLLQSRNKACATALSQHSEPRKAVSVSGSVQLIATDAADNEKSPEKNRIQLALLGFSLALNPCVPLLGLLAAAAQSADPIWGASVALSFGLGAIVIPTLLVRYGFALLGQELQKQLGKWQQGLTRAGALMLMLVAVNTALRGVFV
- a CDS encoding 4Fe-4S binding protein; this translates as MTFNLTIVRRFVQLCMFVFLVYGSVVVGFYAADKISGALPSLSCAYDGMNADYCALIPLQHQIHHRLGAAADAGNWFMFFMPFLTTVATFLLMFVFLNKAFCGWVCPLGFFQEVMQLIGQKLGLRRVDSLSHGAVDKIRPVKWLMLAILVFGLPALTSLGFLSDEWGDPFCQICPSRILTTLFTGSNEQLFVDTSSSSYMALSVTGDFLFGLIVAMSMTLRQPFCRICPMLALHAVFRKLGFTRLVKQGSARCDKCGLCAEACPMDIRELQTELNGVAKATDITLPDCTLCGRCVEFCPDTDVLQLRYLSVPVFSSSPAYFKQRKKAQTGWDKVKLVDFNRQEKDKV
- a CDS encoding YqfO family protein; the encoded protein is MYKLAFFVPEANLEFVKQAVFAAGAGRIGDYDCCCWQVKGTGQFRPLVGSNPHIGQREKLEKVEEWRVEMVCEDALIQSAIVALKQAHPYEEVAYDVWLLADI
- a CDS encoding YqaE/Pmp3 family membrane protein, producing MDNKLILIILAILLPPIAVFMKAGAGLQLIINIVLCLFFYIPGIIHALWLALK
- a CDS encoding NUDIX hydrolase, with amino-acid sequence MNFCSQCGSTVRFDIPEDDTRPRHICNSCGVIHYINPKVIAGCLPVYEDKVLLCKRAIEPRNGYWTLPAGFMENGESTRNAATRETLEEANARVSNLQLYTITSLVPVSQVQLIYLAQLDDLNFSAGDETEDVQLFSEEDIPWKELAFQTIRNALKFYFEDRKEGKFPMRHVDLETPAGQYVDKSIQSI
- a CDS encoding DUF3461 family protein, producing MSAKKFQTLTEMGFDDPYEIEKFTTRTENDVDVLKVYLHRHQGEWMAKSKKFKFKRKHTNVSVEGGLVPYRASTEPSPYYLRALAELEKLVCEEKLVKDKKEHLLDELEHLEKVVTRKVEDLRRQIEEL
- a CDS encoding MarC family protein — its product is MTLLITTWVKFFILFAPFFVVSMFLALTRSDTPAERRSTANKAVLAAACAALILFFFGTPLFELLGITIDSFRIGAGILLFLSAISLVKEGVRSNAQVPEGAREDASVVPLAIPTIIGPATIGAILVYGSELNGIDMVFGLGGMFLALLCLLILLHAATRLERLLGNTGLNILSKITGLILAAMASQIVLTGITGFMAGINY